The following coding sequences are from one Clostridia bacterium window:
- a CDS encoding nucleotidyltransferase family protein, protein MITGIIAEYDPFHKGHAFLAAKAREAGAGCVAAVMSGNVTQRGEFACFGKRERVRAALECGIDLCIELPAPWACASAADFARGGVSLLRACGADTLLFGSESGDADALKRAAEAVRRADGEAVRSAVRRGLTYPDALAESVGGEAASLLAGPNNLLGIEYINAAAELAPDMSITTVRRAGAGHGEGENGCFASAGFIRGKAREGKDFARLLPDGCAEIFADSPVSDPAAADRTLLHLLRGMSAEDIAEIDGVTEGLENRVVKAAAGAERFADVAALVKSKRYTLARIRRLLLRCLIGIKRGTLPPLPPYVRVLGLNGRGAQALNAIKKTVPLLTKPADFDKLDADGRTVFAYELKAADLYALTLPPAPAGAEMRYTPVVVK, encoded by the coding sequence ATGATAACGGGAATCATAGCGGAATACGATCCTTTCCACAAGGGGCACGCGTTCCTCGCCGCGAAGGCGCGGGAGGCGGGAGCCGGCTGCGTCGCCGCCGTCATGAGCGGCAACGTCACGCAGCGGGGCGAGTTCGCCTGCTTCGGCAAGCGCGAACGCGTCCGCGCCGCGCTGGAATGCGGGATAGACCTCTGCATCGAGCTGCCCGCGCCGTGGGCGTGCGCCTCCGCCGCGGACTTCGCGCGGGGCGGCGTTTCGCTGCTGCGCGCGTGCGGCGCGGACACGCTGCTTTTCGGCAGCGAAAGCGGCGACGCGGACGCGCTCAAACGCGCCGCCGAAGCGGTGCGCCGCGCCGACGGCGAGGCCGTCAGGAGCGCGGTAAGGCGCGGGCTGACCTACCCCGACGCGCTCGCGGAGAGCGTCGGCGGTGAGGCCGCTTCCCTGCTCGCAGGGCCGAACAACCTGCTCGGGATCGAATATATCAACGCCGCCGCGGAGCTCGCGCCGGATATGAGTATAACCACCGTCAGGCGCGCCGGCGCCGGACACGGCGAAGGAGAAAACGGCTGCTTCGCTTCCGCCGGCTTCATACGCGGAAAAGCGCGCGAGGGAAAGGACTTCGCCCGCCTGCTCCCCGACGGCTGCGCGGAGATCTTCGCCGACTCGCCGGTCTCCGACCCCGCCGCCGCCGACCGCACGCTGCTGCACCTGCTTCGCGGAATGAGCGCGGAGGATATCGCCGAGATCGACGGCGTGACCGAGGGGCTGGAAAACCGCGTAGTGAAAGCCGCCGCCGGGGCGGAACGCTTCGCCGACGTCGCGGCGCTGGTCAAGTCCAAGCGCTACACGCTGGCGCGTATACGCCGCCTACTGCTGCGCTGTCTGATCGGGATAAAGCGCGGGACGCTCCCGCCGCTGCCGCCCTACGTCCGCGTGCTCGGGCTGAACGGGCGCGGCGCGCAGGCGCTGAACGCGATAAAGAAGACCGTTCCGCTGCTGACGAAGCCCGCGGACTTCGATAAGCTCGACGCCGACGGGCGGACGGTTTTCGCGTATGAGCTGAAAGCCGCGGATCTCTACGCGCTGACGCTCCCGCCCGCCCCCGCCGGCGCGGAGATGCGCTACACGCCCGTGGTGGTGAAATAG
- a CDS encoding tRNA-dihydrouridine synthase — translation MAGVGDSAFRTVCAESGAACAVTEMVSAKALHYGDKSTAGLMFIRDAERPCGIQLFGSEPEIIAEGVKRAAEYAPDFIDLNMGCPVPKVTGGGDGSALLRDPALAGRIMEAAVKASPLPVSVKIRTGWDGEHVVAPEYVRMARECGVAAVAVHGRTRAGGYSAPVDFETIAACAAEDGVFVVGNGGVNSAADCAEMFARTGCAAVMVARGALGNPLIFREIAGGAPASDAERLELFLRQTRLAVEQKGEFLALRQARTHAGWYLRGMRGAAELRRRGSLVETYSELESVVSDALSQL, via the coding sequence ATGGCGGGGGTGGGCGATTCCGCCTTCCGCACCGTCTGCGCCGAATCGGGCGCCGCCTGCGCCGTGACGGAGATGGTCTCCGCGAAGGCGCTGCACTACGGGGACAAAAGCACCGCCGGACTGATGTTCATAAGGGACGCCGAGCGTCCCTGCGGCATACAGCTTTTCGGCTCAGAGCCGGAGATAATCGCGGAGGGCGTGAAACGCGCCGCCGAATACGCGCCCGACTTCATCGATCTGAATATGGGCTGCCCCGTGCCGAAGGTCACCGGAGGCGGAGACGGCTCCGCGCTGCTGCGCGATCCGGCCCTCGCGGGCAGGATAATGGAAGCGGCGGTCAAAGCGTCGCCGCTGCCCGTCAGCGTAAAGATACGCACCGGCTGGGACGGCGAACACGTAGTCGCTCCCGAATACGTCCGCATGGCGCGCGAATGCGGCGTCGCCGCCGTCGCCGTCCACGGACGCACCCGCGCGGGCGGCTACTCCGCGCCGGTCGATTTTGAAACGATAGCGGCATGCGCCGCCGAAGACGGCGTATTCGTCGTCGGCAACGGCGGGGTGAACTCCGCCGCCGACTGCGCGGAAATGTTCGCGCGCACCGGCTGCGCCGCCGTAATGGTCGCGCGCGGAGCGCTCGGCAATCCGCTGATATTCCGTGAGATCGCGGGCGGAGCGCCCGCGTCGGACGCCGAGCGGTTGGAGCTTTTTCTGCGCCAGACGCGGCTCGCCGTTGAGCAGAAGGGCGAGTTCCTCGCGCTGCGTCAGGCGCGCACCCACGCGGGCTGGTACCTGCGCGGAATGCGCGGCGCCGCTGAGCTTCGCCGCCGCGGCAGCCTCGTGGAAACTTACTCCGAACTCGAAAGCGTCGTTTCCGACGCGCTTTCGCAATTATAA
- a CDS encoding acetate kinase — MLILVVNTGSSSLKYQLINMEDGSVSAKGLCERIGIGGHLKHTASDGRVYEADRVMANHEQAMEAVIELLTGSEYGVISDPGEIDAIAHRVVQGAEVFPKPVILDDEKIQRIYDLGEIAPLHNYAAAQGMWACRKCFGDKPMVAVFDTSFHQTMPDYAYMLGLPYEYYEKYAIRRYGAHGTSHKYVAGRCAELMGRDISELKIVTCHLGNGSSITAVDGGKSVDTSMSFTPLGGVIMGTRTGDIDPMAIFRVMEKENKSPADMVRLCNKESGFLGLSGVSSDSRDLHSAVEDGNDRARLVLDEFRYQVKKYIGAYAAAMGGIDAVVFTAGIGENDASCRAGVCEGLEFLGIKIDPEKNAVRGREIDISAEGATVRTFIIPTNEELAIARECEALVLGK; from the coding sequence ATGCTTATTCTGGTAGTCAACACCGGCAGCTCATCCCTGAAATATCAGCTTATCAACATGGAGGACGGCAGCGTCTCCGCTAAGGGCCTCTGCGAACGCATCGGCATCGGCGGACACCTCAAGCACACCGCCTCCGACGGCAGAGTTTACGAAGCCGACAGAGTGATGGCGAATCACGAGCAGGCGATGGAAGCCGTCATCGAGCTGCTTACCGGCAGCGAATACGGCGTCATCTCCGACCCCGGTGAGATCGACGCGATCGCGCACCGCGTCGTTCAGGGCGCGGAGGTTTTCCCGAAGCCCGTCATCCTCGACGACGAGAAGATCCAGCGCATCTACGACCTCGGCGAGATCGCGCCGCTTCACAACTACGCCGCCGCGCAGGGAATGTGGGCGTGCCGCAAGTGCTTCGGCGACAAGCCGATGGTCGCGGTGTTCGACACCTCCTTCCACCAGACGATGCCCGACTACGCCTACATGCTGGGCCTGCCCTACGAATACTACGAGAAGTACGCCATCCGCCGCTACGGCGCGCACGGCACGAGCCACAAGTACGTCGCCGGCCGCTGCGCCGAGCTGATGGGACGTGATATTTCCGAGCTGAAGATAGTCACCTGCCACCTCGGCAACGGCTCCTCGATAACCGCGGTCGACGGCGGCAAGTCCGTCGACACCTCCATGAGCTTCACTCCGCTCGGCGGCGTCATCATGGGCACCCGCACCGGCGACATCGACCCGATGGCGATATTCAGAGTAATGGAGAAGGAGAACAAGTCTCCCGCCGATATGGTCCGCCTCTGCAACAAGGAGTCCGGCTTCCTCGGGCTTTCCGGCGTTTCCAGCGACTCGCGCGACCTGCACTCCGCCGTCGAGGACGGCAACGACCGCGCCCGCCTCGTGCTTGACGAGTTCAGATACCAGGTCAAGAAGTACATAGGCGCCTACGCCGCCGCGATGGGCGGTATCGACGCCGTCGTCTTCACCGCCGGCATCGGCGAGAACGACGCTTCCTGCCGCGCCGGAGTCTGCGAGGGGCTCGAGTTCCTCGGCATAAAGATTGACCCGGAGAAGAACGCCGTCCGCGGCAGGGAGATAGATATTTCCGCCGAGGGCGCGACCGTCCGCACCTTCATCATACCCACCAACGAAGAGCTCGCCATCGCCCGCGAATGCGAGGCGCTGGTGCTCGGTAAATAA